In one Solanum dulcamara chromosome 1, daSolDulc1.2, whole genome shotgun sequence genomic region, the following are encoded:
- the LOC129888316 gene encoding 60S ribosomal protein L27a-3-like, which yields MTTRFKKNRKKRGHVSAGHGRIGKHMKHPGGRGNAGGLHHHRILFDKYHPGYFGKVGMRYFHKLRNKFYCPTVNIDTLWSLLPQEVKDKAGANKGTAPLIDVTQFGYFKVLGKGVLPKGQPVVV from the coding sequence ATGACTACCAGATTCAAGAAGAACAGGAAGAAGCGTGGCCACGTCAGCGCCGGACATGGTCGTATCGGGAAGCACATGAAGCATCCAGGAGGACGAGGTAACGCCGGAGGTTTGCACCATCACCGGATCCTTTTCGACAAGTACCATCCTGGTTACTTCGGTAAAGTAGGTATGCGTTATTTCCACAAGCTTCGTAATAAATTCTATTGCCCTACTGTCAATATCGACACTCTATGGTCTCTCCTTCCTCAAGAGGTGAAAGACAAGGCTGGTGCTAACAAGGGTACTGCTCCGTTGATTGATGTTACCCAGTTTGGGTACTTCAAGGTTTTGGGTAAAGGTGTTTTACCTAAGGGACAGCCTGTTGTTGTGTAG